The Anomaloglossus baeobatrachus isolate aAnoBae1 chromosome 7, aAnoBae1.hap1, whole genome shotgun sequence sequence AGGCGGgcgggcggccgcctgcctctctgtgcgggaggGCGGCCGCTTGTCTATGCCAGCGGCCGGCCGCCTGCCcctctgtgcgggcgccggccgcttgtctgtgcgggcgggtggccgcctgcctctctgtgcgggcgccggctgcttgtctgtgcggggggcggccagctgcctctctgcgTGAGCGACCGGCTGCCCCTTTCTGCAGGATATCGGCTGCCCCTCTCTGCGGgtgaccggctgcctctctctgcgggcgaccggctgcctctctctgcgggcgggagGCCGGTCGCCTGCTTTTCTGCGGGGGtgggaggccggccgcctgcctctctgcgcgggcgggaggccggccgcctgcctctctgcggGGGCgggaggccggctgcctctctgcgtgagcgaccggctgcctctctcttcGGGCGACTGGGTGCCTCTCTgccggcgaccggctgcctctctctgcaggcgaccggctgcctctctctgcgggcggccggctggctgcctgcctctctgtgctggaggccggcttataatgtataatgtatacagtatatgctgCAGTGTGTTCATTATCATTATATAAAGCAATGTGTACAATATATACAACAGTGGACAATGTGTACAGCACTGTACAGTGTAGGCACTATTGTGTACAGGATACAGAGCATTATGTATAACATATGCAACAGTGTAATCTATACACACCAGTTTGGACAGTTTTTTTAAGCAGTTTCCAATATATACATCAGCGTGTACAGTATAATTTCCTCCTATGCTTACTTTGTGCAGACTTGCAGAGAAGAGCACAAGGCATTTTCATGATGCTCCTGTGAACTTTGCCGAATTCTCCAAGAAGTGCAACGAACGATGGAAGACTCTGCTAAAGAGAAGAGAAGGTTTGAAGACATGGAGAAAGCTGACACGGTTCATTATCAGAGAAACGTGAGCTTACATGTCaccaaaaagagagaaaaaaataacTTTAAGGACCCAAATGCAGCCAAGAGACAACCCTCTATTTACTTATTGTTTGCTCCGATTTCCATCCTGAAGTCAAAGGACAGCAGCCAGGTCTGACCATTGGGGACGTTGCAAGGCAAGGAGAGATGTGAACAACATTTCATCAGAGGACCAGATGCCTTACCAGAAGAAAGCATCAAAACTGAAGGAGAAGCAGAAGGATATGGCATTGTATCTGTCTAAAGGCAaactagatagagaaaaaaaaaacaacataaagatGACGATGAAGATCAAGAGGAGGATGATGAGGACGAAGAAAAAGGATAATAAAGAAGAATTAGAGGTGAAAGACGAAGTAAAGagctcacccattttttttttaggatATAAAAACAAACCAAATATAGGAATATATATGATGTGTTTGTTTGTTAAACTCTAGTGTCTATTTTCGTTTATTTGTATTGCAGTGTATGTagcagtgtgtataatatatacagttgtctgcacagtgtatagagcagtgtgtataatatatacagttgtaTGCACAGTGTATGTAgccgtgtgtataatatatacagttgtctgcacagtgtatagagcagtgtgtataatatatacagttgtctgcacagtgtatagagcagtgtgtataatatatacagttgtctGCAAAGTGTATAGAGtattgtgtataatatatacagcttTCTGTACAGTATATATCTGGGAGTGCCATAGGCTACGCCCGCTGCATCTCATTGGTGTTCCCACAAGTCTGCGCTCCACTGGCAACTTCAGATCCATCCAATGGTGAGAAGGGAGGGCGGGGCAGCACCTGATAAAAGCGAATGAGGAGAGACAAGTCATCACAAGAGAATTGGTTTTTTCTTTGAGCTGTTGGAGAGAAGATCAGAgcgatgtctggacgcggcaaacaagGAGGCAAAGTCCGAGCTAAGGCGaagacccgctcatcccgggcaggactgcagttcccAGTCGGTCGTGTGCACAGGCTCCTCCGCAAGGGCAATTACGCCGAGAGAgtgggcgccggcgctccggtctacctggccgctgtgctcgagtatctgactgctgagatcctggaattggccggcaatgctgcccgggacaacaagaagacccgcatcatcccccgTCACCTGCAGCTGGCTgtgcgcaatgacgaggagctgaacaggctgctgggtggggtgaccattgcccagggaggcgtcctgcccaacatccaggccgtgctgctgcccaagaagacCGAGAGCGGCAAGAAGAGCGAGAGCGGCAAGAAGAGCAAGTGAGCGCCACTCATCCGTCACCTGTCCGTACAaccaaaggctcttctaagagccaccacatcatcctcaTCAGAGCTGGGGCCGCTGATATCGGCCAATGTCCGCACTTATCGAACTGTCTGATAGAAGCAGAGCACAAGGCGGTGTATAGATATCTGTAGATCTGCACTCCTGTGCTGCGTTTCCTTCAGAGCAGATATTCAGGGCGTGAAATAAATGGGCTGATCTGCTCTAGAGCTGAGATCATATGGTGCTGCTGTTTTATTCTGGACACACAATTCTATAGTGTATATAGCTGCGctcagtatttacaggggatggaggTTCTTTCCGAGGGCGGTAATTTCTTTGCAGTGAAGTGGAGACGCCAAGCTTTCATACAACTTAGTGCGGCTACAAACAAGCAATTTTACATAAGTCACAAACTTCCCCGCTAATTGGGCCACAATCTTGCGCAGCCGGAACTGTGGACAGAGTGTAGATCTGCCCGATCACCTCGAGTGTTCTCAGAATGTGGGGGTGAACTCGCCGCAACTGTGAGAACACGTGGAGCGAGATCGGACGATACGCGGCCACTAAGGAGTTAATCAGGCAAGAGACTCTTGTACTGGACTATACCCACGGTGTTTTCTGAATTATCAGCCACATGATAGATCAGTGAGAGCTtgcagcattcacaggagatcggCAGGCAgctcaccccacagcagcaggacaaAGAAGGCAGGAGCACGTCTTACAGAAAAGGAACAGAAGAAACCGTCAGCACTGAGCGGGAATTTCAAATCTGTTGTagctcagaatatatatatatatatagaaccaaGATTTCATTAAGAGCGCTCATCAGAATTGGAGTTAATCCGGGCAGGGCACACTTGTACCGGCCATGGGTCGGAGCCTGAGGGCACACTTGTACCGGCCATGGGTCGGCGCCTGAGGATGTTTCTCGGTGACTGGCTGTTCACAGATCCGTTGTTAGTTGTGAATTTCCCGCCAAAACCTGCAAATAGGGGAGATAATATTCTGGGGCAGCTCTACAATACTCAGGATACAGCGCAGTCCTGTCCTCCAGACCTGCTGCCCCCGCACACGGTGATCGCTCTGGATGGAAGGTGATCCGCCATTACTGTACTGAATGGTTATTAATCTTCTGTGGCCGCCATTGATCCGAGACTATAGTGCCCAAGACGCGGTGATTACATAGGAGACAAACCCGATACAGTTCGTCTTTCTATCCATCTGCCTCATACAGCGTTATTCCTGGTGAATATTCGCTGTACCCGATCACCCACACGGGTCTGATCCTGAAATAAACAGAATCGTCACATTCATCTCACAGAACCCGGAGCACAGCAGGATATGGACTGTGCCCAGATATATCCATCTTCGGCTATACCACCCCCATCATACACCCCTGTTACATGTATGACCAGCCACATGATAGATCAGTGAGGGGACAGCATTCACCAGGACACAGGAAATCTGCCCTCAGGTCACCCCACTGCAGCAGGACATTGTAGCCTTTCAGGTAGATGtgggtggctctgaaaagagcctttggGTTGTGAGGACAGAATAGAGCAGAATTAACCTccgaagccgtagagagtgcggccctggcgcttcagcgcgtacaccacgtccatggcggtgacggtcttcctcttggcgtgctcggtgtaggtgacggcgtcacggatcacattctccaggaaaactttcaggactccgcgagtctcttcgtagatgaggccggagatgcgcttgacgcctcctctgcgggcgagacggcggatggcgggcttggtgatgccctggatgttatcacggagcaccttcctgtgccgcttggcgccgccTTTCCCGAGACCTTTTCCTCCTTTACCGCGACCAGACATCTTCAGAAAACTTAGAACAGAACAAGTGATGAGCTGTAACCGACTCCTCCTTTATAAAGAGGATGGTCGGACTAGAAGGAGAACTGAGGAGATGACGCGTGTCCGGAGTGTCTCTTACAGGATGACAATTAGCTCCGCCCTTTCCTCTGCTGATTGGCTGAACTCAGAACTGTTAAGGAGTTTGTATTTCCCTCTGTTTGTGCTTCTTTTTCCGTTTTGGAGGAACAATTTAGGATTCAGAAatacaaataaatattttttatatgaATATAAAACCACAAGAAATATAGCTCTacgatttaaagaaaaaaaatcactgagAAAGATCAGATCACTGCTGAAAATGCCGCTGAGCACTAAAACACAACCCACTTTACCATTACTTGCAGAATGCCGGCACCAGTTTTCTTACTACTACTCTCATCATTTGCTATAAACACAATCTGAAACGGGTATATCAGATTACAAAGCTCGAGAAATCATATTAGAAGATTAATTTTTATTCAAGATTTTTTAGTTATGAAGAAATTCCACTGTACAATACCCAGGGACATGGAAGTGGGTCACATTAGTAAAATAGTAATGTCAAAAATTATTGATTACATATTAATCCGGTACAAAAAAATATAACATATCATACTACAgtataaagaaataatttaaataaataggcCAGTCAAATAAAGTGAATATAGTGACCAGTAATTTTAAGGACCTTAGTACTGTGCACAAAAGTGCTGGTTCAATattttgtgaggaaagagttaacctttttcactgacttagaaaataatagaaattcattctccctggcaagaccgaaccagacttatttgcgtaataaactatgagaccaacttcaaggacgcagaatgttttgacttaaagACGACTGAAAAAAATTCTTGTTATGgaaaaagaaacgtcatagactgttatgagagtataagtcattatattaatttctcttgctgggaatatgcaatccacgccttaatgaatgtagattaatgaatatgtatgctgcatagttacgccctaatcaaatctgtataaccttgtaatgtaaacaaaataatacagtttctattcggagccgcacgtctcctagcctttacgtgtataacggtgtctgcctgttttcattgaaggctaaagggagggcagaggggggtcaccggtaccctctctgcattcggacatcgctggcaacagctgtgaccgttaggtcaacctaacattatctggcgcccgaacagggacccgtgtttctaatcccaggatgcagtggactatcttgccattcagaggaggagtggaccagacgtggggaccagaaacacctggccaggtaagagttgaaccttattcttctctttatgctccccacatctgatctcccctctcctcaacgcgcaaaatggtacactgtgagtagaaactgggttattggcgggtttccactgaactctgagagagccttgccagctgatgttttctgtgccttgtttggttgtttgcttgtttgtttctctgtgtttctctgcctctccgtgtgtcgcgtgtctgctatcctgcgctttacttctgtgctgttgtccttgttggttgtcatagatcccatacatcagtgagtgttgaaagggaatagtgtacctgctctgtccaatggatgtgatattcactgccctagcgtTAGTGGGAATatccctgtttgccattgccatcggatatagagtgtacctgtggtacaagaagggtaacccagcgccattcaacattctcagccccctctgaagttaggacaccacctttcagtaggaatacaaataaggagttagtctctaggtatctccaggaaaggtggttctagacctcaccttaggtaggaatacaaaaggagttagtctctgagtatctccaggataggtaggtttagtccaaaggacgttcaagggtctaaaagctgaagaagatagacgaagaatggggcaaggaatatcaaaagacagaagagctggatgcaccctgcaacatctcattacgtgttatcatggcaagaggacagccagtcagtccaaggaagttttcaagacatttggattgaaggggaaggatcaattggaccccaacaaatggaatacaataacagctactagagcaggagtgatagcagataaatcatggactaaactgatcagaactctttctgacatggcaaaaacagcccacgatcaaggttggatatatcatgaagaatcagacacatgggaggaagctgggaagcaagctaataaggatccgcagccccctccgtacctgtcagctactcctggaacagctccaaaaatagcaggatccccggaatggacctgcacaaactgtagccaacaaaatccggactggagtgaaacatgcctagcctgtggagccccatagcacaag is a genomic window containing:
- the LOC142246228 gene encoding histone H2A type 1-like; translated protein: MSGRGKQGGKVRAKAKTRSSRAGLQFPVGRVHRLLRKGNYAERVGAGAPVYLAAVLEYLTAEILELAGNAARDNKKTRIIPRHLQLAVRNDEELNRLLGGVTIAQGGVLPNIQAVLLPKKTESGKKSESGKKSK
- the LOC142246227 gene encoding histone H4, with amino-acid sequence MSGRGKGGKGLGKGGAKRHRKVLRDNIQGITKPAIRRLARRGGVKRISGLIYEETRGVLKVFLENVIRDAVTYTEHAKRKTVTAMDVVYALKRQGRTLYGFGG